In Deinococcus aquaedulcis, the genomic stretch TCAGGGTCAGGCCGCGCGGGTAGCGGTAGATGCGGCTGAATTCCTGCACGGCCAGTCCCACGGTGGGCGTGTACACCACCGGCAGCATCTCCTCGACATGGCGGGAGAGCAGCGCGTAGAACAGCACCTCGTTGCGGTCCTGCAGGTTGCGCAGAAACACATGTTTGTCCAGGGGCTCCGGGATAGCGCGGTACTCGGCATACTGCCGCTCGACCAGTTCGTCCAGTGTGTCGATCTGTGGGGCCAGCAGGCCGTCCAGGCCCAGGGCCCGGCGCTCGGCCTCGGTAAAGGCCGTGCCCTTGTTCAGCAGCGGAAAGCGCAGCAGCGAAAAGCCCCGCACCAGGGGCCGCAGGTACAGCTGGCCCTCCGGGTCGCGGCGCACGTCGTAGTGGTCGGTCAGCGGCAGGGGGGGACGGGTCACGGGCGGGCCTCCAGGGTCAGGGGATGGCGGTTCATGTCCTTGTAAAGCAGATATTTGGTCCAGTCGCGCCCCAGCGCGCCGTACCACTGCGGGCAGTGCGCGCCCATCCAGATCACGTCGCCGGCCTGCACCGGGTGGTAGTGGTCCTGCAGCTTGTACAGCCCCTCGCCGGACAGCATCAGCAGGCCGTGTTCCATGTAGTGCATCTCGGTGTAGGGCAGCGTGGCCCCCGGCGCAAAGGACATGGTGCTCATCATGAAATCGAAGCGGGGGTCATCGGGCAGCAGCTTGCGCGCAATCAGGCGCTCGTCGCCCTCAAAGGGCGCGCCCGGGTTGTCCTGCTCATTGCCCCAGCACACCGGCGGCGGCGGGGTACCGGGGGCTGGCTCGTAGGGCTTTTCAAACACGGCCACGCGGCTGGGCGTCTGGGCGCGCAGCGTGTGTGCCGCGCCCGCCGGCAAGAACACATGGTCCGACGGGCCCAGGGTGCGCGTCTCGCCCTCCACCTGCACGTCCAGGTTCCCCTCTAAGACAAACACGAAGCGCTGAAAGCCGTGCTCGCTCTCCCGGGCCTGGGCGCCCGCCGGCAGCTCGGCGGTGTACTGCATGAAACGCGCCCCCAGGCCCATCACCGGGGCAATGTGCAGGGTGACCGCGCAGCCCGGCCACTCGGCCAGGGCGGTGCGCACGAAGGTGTCGGGGGTCAGGACCGCGTGTGAAGGGTGCAGGGCCGAGCGGGTCACGCCAAGGTGCTTCATGGGCCTCCAGCGGGGGTGAGAGAGGGGGCGGGGTCCAGTGGGGCTGGGGTCAGCAGCTGCCCGCGCCCGTCGCCAAACCACGCCCCCTGGTCGGTGAGGCGGTAGACGGGCTGGCCGCGCAGATAGGTGGCCTGCACGCGGCCCCGGAAACGCTCGCCCCGGTAGGGGTTGCCCCTGTGGCGGTCGTGCAGGTCGGTCAAGGTAAAGGGCTCGTCCAGTCGCACCAGCGCAAAGTCGGCGTCGTGGCCCACCCGCAGGGCGCCCTTGCGCGCCAGTCCAAAGCGCCGCGCTGGGTGCAGGGCACTGACCGCCGCCAGCAGGGCCAGCGGTACGTCCCGGCGCCAGTGGCCGTCCTCAAGCAGCACGTTCAGGGTGGACTGCGCCCCACTGATGCCGCCCCACAGGGCGAAAAAGTCGTCGCCCGTCTTCAGGTCCGGGGGGGCCGGCGAGTGATCCGAGCCCACGGTGTCAATCTGCCCGGCCTTCAGGGCGGCCCACAGGGCTTCTCGCTCGCTGGCCGGGCGCAGCGGCGGCGCGCACTTGAGCAGCGGTCCGGCGCGCTCCACGTCTTCGTCCGTGAAGTGCAGGTAGTGCGGGCAGGTTTCGGCCGTCACGTCCACGCCCCGGGCACGCGCCTCGGCGGCCAGCAGCGCGGCGCGCGCCGTGCTGAGGTGCACCAGATGCAGCGCCGCGCCCGTTTCCTCGGCAAACAGCAGCGCGCGCGACACCGCCTCGGCCTCGGTGATCGGCGGGCGCGAGGCGAGGTAATCGCGCGCGCCGTGGTGGCCCGCCGCCTGCGCGGCCTGGGCCAGTGCGCGGGTGAGGGGATCACTCTCGGCGTGGGTGGCGACCACCCGGCCCAGGCGCTTGGCCGCGCGCATGCCCTCGTACAGCGTGGCGTCGTCCGCGGCCGGGAACTCGTCCAGGCCGCTGTGGCTCATGAACGCCTTGAAGCCCACCACGCCGCACGCAGCCAGATCATCCAGTTCGCTCAGGTTCAGCGGGGTCAGGCCCCCCCACAGGCCAAAATCCAGCCGCGAGTGCGCCTCGCCCGCCGCCCGCTTGGCCTGGAAGGCCGCGCGGTTCAGCACCGGCGGGCTGGAATTGAGCGGCATGTCCAGAAAGCTGGTGGCCCCGCCCGCCGCCAGCGCCCGGGTGCCGGTGTCAAAGCCTTCCCAGTGGGTGCGTCCGGGTTCGTTCAGGTGCACGTGGGCGTCCACCACCCCGGGAAAGACGTGCAGGCCCCGGGCATCCACCTCCTGGCGTGCCGGGGCGTAAACCTCCAGCGCCAGACTCACGATCTGGCCGTCCCGCACCCCCAGGTCGGCCGGCATGGGGCCGCTGGGCGTGACCAGGGTGCCGCCCCGAATCAGCAGGTCCAGGCTCATGCGCCGTGCTCCCCGGCCCCATGCTGCCCGGCCAGCGCCAGCACCGCGCGCACCGCCACGCGCAGGGCGGCGTCCACGTCCTCTAGGTTCACCGTTTCGTCCGGGTGGTGGCTCAGGGCATTCGGTGAGCGCAGAAACAGCATGGCGGCGGGCATCCGCGTGGCCAGCACCATCGCGTCGTGGCCCGCGCCGCTGGGCAGGTCCGGGGCGTTCAGGCCCTCGGCCGCCGCCGCGCGCTGTAGGGCGGCGCGCAGGCCGGGGTTCATAGGCACGGCGGGCTGGGTCATGGTTTCGGTGACGGTCAGGGTTACGCCACGTTCGGCGGCCAGGGCGTGGGCCTGGGCCAGCAGGGTTTTCAGGGCCTCCTGGCGCGCGGCGTCCTGCTCATGGCGGATATCCAGGGTGGCGTGCGTTGCTCCCGGAATCACGTTGATGGCGCCGGGGTGGGCGCTCAGCATCCCTACGGTGGCCACCAGCCCCGGCGTAGCGCGCGCCAGCTCCTCGGCGGCCACCACGAAGCGCGCGGCGGCGGCCAGGGCGTCTCTGCGGTGCGCCATCGGTGTGGTGCCCGCGTGCGCGGCCTGCCCGGCGAAGTCCAGCCGCAGGCGGTTTTGCCCGGCAATCGCCGTGACCACCCCCAGCGGCGCGCCCGCCGCCTGCAGCACCGGCCCCTGCTCAATGTGCAGTTCCAGGAAGCCCAGGGCCGGCCCGCGCACTTCGGCCTCTGGCAGCTCGGCAGGGGTCAGGCCGTACGCCTCCAGGGCCCCGCGCACGCTGATCCCCTGCGCGTCCTGGCGGTCCAGCAGGTCATCCAGGGTGCCCACCAGGGCCCGGCTGCCAATGAATGGCACGCCGAAGCGCACCCCTTCTTCTTCGCTAAAGGCCAGCAGTTCCAGGGCAAAGGGCAGCGGCGTGCCGCGCAGGGCCTCGGCCACCGCGTAGGCCAGGGTCACGCCCAGCACGCCGTCGTAGGCGCCGGCATTCGGCACGGTGTCCACATGCGAGCCCAGGTACAGGGTGGGCGACTCCGGGGTGGGCCCTTCGCGGCGCGCGCGCAGGTTGCCGGCGGCGTCCAGGCGCACGTTCAGGCCCAGGTCGTGGGCCCAGGCGCTCAAGTACGCCGTGACCTCGCGGCTCTGGGGACACAGAAAGGTGCGGGTGATCTCGCCGGGGGTTTCGGTGAAGCGGGCCAGTTCGGCGCAGGCCGCCAGCGCCCGGCGCGCCAGGGGGCCCAGGTCGGCAACAGGGGACAGGTGATCATGATGGGGGGCGGTCAAGGGGGGCCTCCGGGGCACGCAGGCCCGGCCCACACAGGCCCAGCACCTGGGCCTCGTGGGGAAAGTAGGCGGGGGGCGTGGGCGAGAGCACCAGATGGTCCAGCAACTGGGCTTCGGGGGACAGGTCCGGGGTCAGGCGGCGGCGCAGGGCGAGGTAGGCGCCCGGGGTCAGGGGGCGGCCGTCCTGAAGCGGGGCCTGCACCCGCACCCACTGGCCCAGCAGCGCGCGGGCCAGTTCGGCGGTGGCGGTGTCTTCCAGTCGCCCCGCGCGCTCCACAACCCCCTGCCCAGCGAACCACGCGCGGAACACCGCCAGGGCCAGGGCCGCCGTGTCCTCTACCTCGGCGGGGTCCAGCGGGCCAGGGTCGGGCAGGGCCAGCAGGCGCGCTGGGGTAACAGGGTTCAGGGGGAGAGGCGCCGTGGCCGCTGTTGCCAGCCCCGCACGCACCGCCCCAATCAGGTCGGGGCGGCCGGCCCACGCGCCCACAAAGCCCTGGGCCGCTTCCCGCGCCTTGTCGGCCTGCACGGCGGCCAGAGCCGGGCCAGGGTCGCGGGAGTCCGGGCTCAGCGCCGCCGTGCCGCCCACCGCCTGCGCGCCGCGCGCCTGGCACACGGCGACCAGAGCCTCGGCGTAGGCGCGCATGGCGTCCACGTCCATGCCCAGCCCGGAGCGGGGCGGCAGCGGGCCGGGCCAGGTGGGGCCCACCGTTTTCACCACGCTGAACACGTAGTCCCAGCGTCCGGCGTTCAGGCCATACGCCCAGTCGCGCAGTTCGGAGAGCAGGCGGTCGGCGGCCAGCAGCCCCGGCCACGTTTCAATCTGCAGGCACACGCGCAGGGTGCCGCTCGGCAGGCCCAGGTGCGCCTCGGCCGTGCGCAGGGCCAGCGCCCACGCCTGAGCCTGGGCCACCGTTTCCAGCTTGGGCAGGTACAGGTGCGGCACGCGGCCAGGAAGCGCCGTCAGCAGCGCCGCCAGATCGCACAGGGCCGCGCGGGCGGGCCTGCCACCGAACGTCAGCCCTGGCTGCCGGGCATACAGCGCCCGGGGCCGGGCCAGCCACGACCCGGGCGAGGTCAGCGCCCCCGGCAGCGCCCCGTAAGCGGCGGCCACGTTGGCGGGGGTGGGCGCAAAGGTATCGTCGAAGTCCAGCACCACGGCGTCGGCGTCGCTGCCCAGGGCGGCGGCCAGGGCCGCTTGGTCGCTGGCCTCCACGATCAGTTCGGCGCGGCCGGCCTTCAGGTCCGGGGGCGCGGGGGCCGCGCAGTAAGGGGGTGGGGAAGAGGGCGGCGTGGCCGGGGCCGCCGCGTCCACTTCAGGCCAGTGCGCCGCCAGCGCCTCGTGTAGCCGGGCGGCCAGGGCGTGGGCGGCGGGGGACAGCGGCCCGTTCAGGGGGGCCCCGGGCGGTCAGCTGGGGTCATGCGGCGCAGCATAATACGGCCGCCGCCTGGGGCGGGCGGATCGGTGCATTCCGGGCCCCGGGCCGGCCACCCGGATATCAGGCTGCCTTCGCGGCGGTGAGGGCTTATTCTGCGGCGCCCTCTGTGGCCTCAGGCCCTGTGCCGCCCGGCTCGGCGAACAGCGCCACAAAGAGGTCGACCAGTTGCGGATCAAAGTGGCGGCCCCGCTGGGCGCGCAGTTCGGCCAGCGCCGCCTGGGCCGACCACGCCGGCTTGTAAGGGCGCGCGTGGGTCAGGGCGTCATACACGTCGCACACCGCAAAGATCCGCGCGAGCAGCGGAATGGCCTCGCCGCTGAGCCCCAGGGGATAGCCGCTGCCATCCCAGCGCTCGTGGTGATGCCGGATCACGTTCAGGGCCTCAGGGGGCAGGGTGGGCATGCGCGAGGCGATCTCGTAGCCGTTCTGGGCGTGGGTCTGCATCAGGGCCCACTCCTCTGCATCCAGGCGCCCGGGTTTGAGCAGCACCGCGTCGGGAATGGTGAGTTTGCCCAGGTCGTGCAGGCTGGCGCCGTGGCGCAGGGCGTCCAACAGCTCTGCGTCCAGCCCCAGCGCCGCGCCTATCGCCAGACTGCGCTGTGTGACGCGTAAGGTGTGCCCTGACGTTTCCAGATCGCGGGCTTCCAGCGCAATGCCCAGGCCCAGCAGGCTCCCTTCCAGCGTGGCCCGGAGGCTAACATTCATCGCTTCGAGTTCCTGCTGTGCCCGTTTGAGCTCGGTGATGTCGGCAATCACCGCCACCACCGAGTCAGGAGTACCCGACTGACTGGGCAGCAGAGCGACGCGGGAACGCGACCAGACGATTTCTCCGTCGGCGCGCAGGTAACGTTTGTCCAGCACCGCCAGAGGTGTGGCGCCCGTGATGACCTGCTGCAGCGCGCCGACGGTGCGCGCAATGTCGTCGGGATGGGTGACGGTGGTGACCTGCTCACCCACCAGGGAGGCCGCCGAAAGGCCGAAAAAAGCCGCCCCGTTGGCATTGATGCGCCGGATCACGCCCTGGAAATCAATCTCCAGCAGCCCCACACCGGCGTGCTCGAACAGCAGCTGGTAATCCGAAACAGTGGTGGGGCCGGGGCGCTGCGCAGACATGGCTTGTGCCTAGGGTAGGGTCGGCCTTCTCTCGGGCTTCTGACAGCCAGCGGCCTTTGCCTGGGCGAAAGGCAGGCCGTTGTGGCCCCGGGCGCGCTAGGCCGTCCAGCCCAGGCGCGCCCCGATGCGCCCGGCCGCTGCCAGCGTGGCGTTCAGAAAGGCGGGCAACTGCTCCGGGCTCAGGCGCGCGGTGGGCGCCGAAACACTCAGGGCTGCCCAGACCTCGCCGCCCGCGCCGTACACCGGCACCGCCACGCAGCGCACGCCCAGTTCGCGCTCCTGTTCGTCCAGGGCGTAGCCGTCGCGGCGCACCTTGTCCAGTTCGTCCAGCACGGCGGCCGGGTCGGTCAGCGTGTGGGGCGTGTAGGCGCTCAGGGGGCCAGTGCCCAGGGCGTCGCGCACCTCGTCGTCGGGGCGCGAGGCCAGCAGCACCTTGCCCACCCCGGACGCGTGCAGCGGCGCCCCGGAGCCGGGCTGCGTGAACATGCGCACCAGCTGCGGCCCCTGCACCTGATGCACGTAAGCGGCTTCCAGGCGCCCTCCGCCCAGCGGGCGCAGCACCGCGAGGTTGGCGCTCTCGTTCAGCTCTGCAACCAGCGCGCGCATCTCGGCCTCGGCGGCGCCCACCAGTGAGCGCGCGGCAGTAAAGGCCGAGCCCACCTGAAAGGCGCGCAGCCCCACCCGGTACAGTCCCGAGGCCTCATCCCAGTCGGCGTAGCCCTGCTGGCGCAGGGTGTCGAGCAGCCGCGAGGCGGTGCTGGCAGAAAGTCCGGCGGCGCGGGCCACCGCCGAGAGGGGGGCCTCGCCCAGTTGGGCCAGGGCCCACAGCACGCCCAGGCCGCGCTCCAGGGTGCGCACGCTGCTGGGCGCCTCGGCGCCCCGGGCTCGCCCGCCCCGGGGGCGCGCCGGGCCGCTCAGGGCAGCACCTCGTAGCCCGGCAGGGTCAGGAACTCCACCAGCGGCGTGCGGGTGGCGGCCTCGCGGAACAGGCGCGCGGCGTCCTCAAAGGCGGCGCCCAGCTGGGCGGCCTCGTCGTCGTACAGGGCGTCCCATAACTCCTCGGTCAGCACGCGGCCGTCGTCCAGGGTCACGCGGTGCTGGCGCCACTGCCACAGCTGCGCCCGCGAAATCTCGGCGGTGGCGGCGTCTTCCATCAGGTTGTGAATGGGCACCGCGCCCGCCCCGCGCAGCCACGCGGCGAGGTACTGCACACCCACGTTCACGTTCAGGCGCACGCCCGCTTCGGTCACGGTGCCGTCCGGGGGGGTCAGCAGGTCGGCGGCTGTGACCACCAGTGCCCGCTGCTTGTCACTGCTGATCTGGTTGGGGCCGGTCATCAGGCGGTCAAAGACCTCGGTGGCCAGTTCCACCATGCCGGGGTGCGCCACCCAGGTGCCGTCGTGGCCGTTGACCGCTTCGCGCTCCTTGTCGGTGCGCACCTGCTCGAAGGCCGCGCGGTTTTTCTCCTCGTCGTTCTTGACCGGAATAAACGCGCTCATGCCGCCAATCGCCGGGGCGCCGCGCTTGTGGCAGGTCTGGATGGCCAGTTTGGAGTAGGCGGTCATCATGGGCACCGCCATCGTGACCTTGGCGCGGTCCGGCAGGATCCGGTCCGGGTGGGCACGCAGCTTCTTGATGTAGCTGAAGATGTAGTCCCAGCGCCCGCAGTTCAGCCCGGCCGAGTGCTCGCGCAGTTCGTACAGAATCTCATCCATCTCGAAAGCGGCCAGAATCGTCTCGATCAGCACGGTGGCCCGGATGGTGCCGCGCGGCAGGCCCAGAGCCTCCTGGGCGTACAGGAACACGTCGTTCCACAGGCGGGCTTCCCTGTGGCTTTCCAACTTGGGCAGGTAGAAGTACGGCCCACTGCCGCGCGAAAGCAGTTCATTGGCGTTGTGCCAGAAGTACAGCCCGAAGTCGAAGAAGGCGCCGTACAGCGTCTCACCGTCCACCTGCACATGCTTTTCCGGCAGGTGCCAGCCGCGCGGGCGCACCAGCAGCACCGCCGTGCGGTCGTTCAGGCGGTAGCTCTTGCCATTCTGCTCCAGGCTGATGGTCCGGCGCACCGCGTCGCGCAGGTTCACCTGCCCGCTGACCACGTTCTCCCAGGTGGGGCTGCTGGCGTCTTCAAAGTCGGCCATGAACACCCGCGCGCCGCTGTTCAGGGCGTTGATGATCATCTTGCGGTCCACCGGCCCGGTGATTTCCACCCGGCGGTCCTGCAGGTCGGCTGGCAACGGGGCCACCTGCCAGTCCCCGGCGCGGATGTGCGCGGTGTCGGGCAGAAAGTCGGGCAGTTCGCCCGCGTCCAGCCGGGCCTGCCGGGCTTCGCGCTCGGCCAGCAGCGCGCGGCGCTGGCCCTCAAAGCGGCGGTGCAGTTCGGCCACGAAAGCCAGGGCCTCGGGCGTCAGGATCTCGCGCTGAGCGTCCGTGAGGGGGGCGGAGATGGTCAGGCCGGCGGGCAGGGTCTGGGTCATGGGGGCTCCTGGGACGACTGGGGATTTTCAAAGGATGAACTTCGCTTTTCAGCCTACGAAAAAGAGGCGCCGTGTGACGAGGGTCAGGGCGTTCCTGCCGGGGGGACAGGGCCCTGACTCTTCTGGAGAAGGGCGGAGGGGCCTTTCTCAGAAGCCCTCCCCCAGATCAGAGCGTATTCATCCCCGGCCGAGCCTGCACCGAAACGCCTTCCAGCACGAATTCGCGCGTGGTGCCGCTGGCCCGGAAGCCCAGGTGGCCCCCGGGCGCAAAGGTCAGGCTCTGCACCCCGTGAAGGTCGAACAGAGTGCCCACTGCCCGCACGAAGGGTTCAATGGCCTCGCTGGTTCTGGGGCCGTCCGTGAAGTGGGCCTGCGCGGCGAGGACCCCGTAAGCCTGCGCCGCCGCGCGGTGCTCGGCGGGCGACAGAAAGTCGAAGGTCAGGTCACTCGTGACAAACGGCCCGGGGGCGGTCAGGCCCAGGTGGCCGCCCGCAGGACCGGCCTGGAGGCTGCTCAGGCCGTGCTCAACCATCAGCTGCAGCAGGGCGTGCACCAGGCGCGTGGCCTGCGCGGCGGTCAGTGGGGGGTGGTTGGTCATGCGGGCAGCTTACGGGAAGGCGGTGACGGGCTCGGGTTGGCGGTGGGCAGGGCTGGCTGACCCTCTGTTCACAACGGGCGGGTGGCCCCCGGCGCCGAAGGGCGCGTCAGCTCCATGATCTCGCCGTCTTCCGGGACCAGCAGGCGGGAGCCCAGGCCGGCCTGCTGCGCGGCGGCGCGCAATGCGTGGCGCGTGACCGTCATGTGGTCATAGGCCTCCAGATGCACGGCCACCACCGTGGCCTGGGGCGCGGCGGCGGCCAGCGCCAGGGTCTGCGCCGTGTCCATGATGATCAGCGTGTCCTGCAACTGGGCGCCGCCAGAGTGCGTCACGATCACATCGGGCGCAGCGGTGTCGATCTGGGCGCGCACCTCGTCGGTCCAGATGGTGTCGCCCGCGAGGTACAGCGTGGGTTCGCCCGGCGCGCGCAGCACGAAGCCGCTGACCTCGCCCATCGCCTGCCCCACCCGGCCGGTGCCGTGGGTGCCGCCTGTGCGCGTGAAGTGAATCCCGTTCCACTGCGTGTCGTGGTGCAGCGCCTGGACCGCCGTGAAGCCAGCGGCCTGCAGGCGCGCGGCGTCCCCTGGCTGGGCCAGCAGAGGCAGCTGCAGGGGCAGTCGCGGCGGCGTCAGGTCCATGTGGTCGGGGTGCAGGTGCGACACCAGCGCCAGTTCTGCGCCGCGCACCACCTCGTCGGCGGGCAGCGGCAGGGGCACGGTGGGGTTCAGGCTGCGGCCCGCGAGGCTGGGCTGGGTATGCGGCTCTGCCAGAAAGGGGTCCACCAGCAGGGTGTGGCCGGCGTAGGTCAGGCGCAGGGTGGCGTTGCGGATCAGGTGCAGCTGCATCAAGGCTCCAGGGAACAGGTCACCCACACCGGGCAGGCCCGGGTGAGTCGAGTGGCAAGGGGGGTTCAGGGCCGCTGGGCGGGGGGTGGCGCCAGCTCGTCAAAAGCGCGCGCCTGCTGCGCCAGCTTGTCGCGCAGGCGCTGCAGGGCCAGCAACTGCGCGTCCAGGGCGGCCAGTTTGCGGGCGTAAAAGGCCGACATCTCTGGCGGCGGTGGCTGGTCGGTGGGATGACCGCCCCCGAAACACGGCGCCCAGCGGCGGATCTCGTCGAGGGTAAAGCCCACGCTTAAAAAGAGCTGAATGAGCCGCACCCGTTCAATGTCCTGCGGCGTGAACAGCCGGTAGTGGTTGTCTGCCCGCGCCGCCGTGAGGAGCCCCAACTGGTCGTAGTGCCGCACTGCGCGGACACTCACGCCCGCCGCGCGGGCCAGCTGACCAATCTGAAGCGTCTCCACGGGCCCAGCCTAAACCCTGACATTGGCGGCAGGGTCAAGGGGGCGGGGGAGCGGCTCAAGCACAGATTGAGCAACAACAGGATTCAGGACCCCTGCTCTGGTCAGGCAAGGAACAGGCAGGCTGCTCTTTTCCTGGCGTTCTGCTCTCGGTCTTCCTCAGCGTAAGCCAGCAACTTTGGGGTCTGGGCGCCCACTGGCAGCGGTCTTCCGTTCCACCCAGGGGAGGAACGCACCCCCCTCAACGCCACGCCAACCCCTGTCTGTGGCGGTCACTCGCGCCGCTCGAACCACATAACCTGAAGGGTTCACCCTCAAGTCATGTGATGACCGCTCTGGGTGCTGGATCACCGAGCCAGTTTCAGCAGCCTCACGAGGTCGGCAGGCGTTTCCCCCCGGGCCTGACACTGCGCCACGTAGGTCTCCAGAATCACGTCTCCGGTGGCCTCCAGGGCACTTCTCGCACTGGCGTACAGACTCATTACCTCAACACAGTTCTTTTCTTCCTCAACCATCTTCTGTAGGCCCCGAATCTGCCCTTCCAGGCGGCGCAGCCGGTTGAGAATTTTCGTTTTTTCAGCTTCATGGTCACTCACAGGGACAGGCGCAGTCATAGTTTGAGTATACCCCCTCCCCCTATTTGACAGGATAGGGGGAGGGGGTATACCTTCCTGGCATGTACTTCAAACGCTTCTACGACACGGACCTGGCCCAGGCGTCTTACCTGCTCGGCTGCCAGAAGACCGGCGAATGTCTGGTCGTGGACCCCGTGCGCGACATTGCGCAGTACCTTGACGAGGCCAACCGCCAGAAGCTGCGCGTGACACACGTCACCGAGACGCACATCCACGCCGACTACCTCTCCGGCAGCCGCGAGCTGGCGCAGGCCACGGGCGCGCAGCTGCTGCTCTCTGGCGAGGGCAGCGACGGCTGGCAGTACACGTACGAGGGGTCCAATCCGGTCAAGCTCCGTGACGGCGACCGCTTCATGGTGGGGAACGTCCGCATTCAGGCTGTTCACACGCCCGGCCACACCCCGGAACACCTGAGCTTTCTGGTGACCGATACTCCCCGGGGCGACATACCGAGCATGATCCTGACCGGCGACTTCGTCTTTGTTGGCGACCTGGGGCGCCCGGACCTGCTTGACGAGGCAGCCGGCGCCCAGGACACCCGCTTCATCGGCGCGCGGCAGATGTTCGCCTCGCTGCGCGACAAGTTTCTGACGCTGCCCGACTACGTGCAGGTCTGGCCGGGTCACGGCTCTGGCAGTGCCTGCGGCAAGGCGCTCGGCGCGGTGCCGACCACCACGGTGGGGTACGAGCGGGCGCTGAGCTGGTGGGGCCAGTTGGTGGCGCAGGGCAATGAGGACGCCTTCACCCAGCAGCTGCTCTCTGGGCAGCCTGACGCTCCGCTGTACTACGGGCGCATGAAGACCGAAAACCGCGATGGTCCGGCCCTGCTGGGTAAGGTGCAGCCATTGGCCGAACTGAGCACCGAGGCCGTGAAGGCGAAGTTGGCCGCTGGTGCCCGCTTGATCGACACCCGCACGAAAGAATCGCACCAGGCCGCCGCGCCTGTGGGGAGCGTCAACATTCCCGACGGCGGCACGCTGGAGACGTGGGCGGGCTGGCTGCTGACCCCGGACCGCGAGTTCATCCTGCTGGCACCCAGGGACCGCGCCGAAGATCTTCGCCGGAAGCTGTGGATGGTGGGTCTGGACCACGTGATCGGCTTTCTTGCCAGCGCCGAGGGCCTGGAGACCGTCTCTGCTCAGCCTATCCCCGCGACCGAGCTGGACTCGCATCCCAAGGCCCTGATTCTGGACGTGCGGGCGAAGACGGAGTACGAGGAAGGCCATATCCCCGGTGCGCGGCAACTGCACGCTGGACGCCTTCCCTGGCGCCTGGACACCCTCCCGCGAGACCGCGAAATCATCGTGCACTGCCAGGGCGGGGCCCGCAGCGCGACCGCCGCCAGTCTGCTGCGCGCTGAGGGCTTCAACGTGCTGGAACTTGCCGGAGGCTACGACGCCTGGGCGAAGACACAAAACACCTGACCCTCACCTGGCGGAGGCGGCCTGAAGGGCGCCGCCTCCGCTGCTGTTGAAAGGAGCTGAGCATGACCTACCAAGACATTTTCACGACTGAACTCGACGGCAAGAAGCGTCACGGCGCTCGGCTGATCGACGTGCGCGAGCGCGAAGAGTATGTCGCCGGGTATATCCCCGATGCCGTCAATCTTCCCCTGAGCGAACTTGTCGGCCGTGAGGCCGAAATCGGGCCGAAGACTGTGCTGGTCTGCGCCAGCGGCAACCGGTCCTCGCAGGCCGCAGCTTATCTGGCTTCCCAGGGCAAGACGGATCTGATGAATCTTTCGGGCGGCATGGCGGCCTGGAGACGTGAGGGCCGCGCCGTCCACCAGGGC encodes the following:
- a CDS encoding aldolase/citrate lyase/malate synthase family protein, with protein sequence MDAAAPATPPSSPPPYCAAPAPPDLKAGRAELIVEASDQAALAAALGSDADAVVLDFDDTFAPTPANVAAAYGALPGALTSPGSWLARPRALYARQPGLTFGGRPARAALCDLAALLTALPGRVPHLYLPKLETVAQAQAWALALRTAEAHLGLPSGTLRVCLQIETWPGLLAADRLLSELRDWAYGLNAGRWDYVFSVVKTVGPTWPGPLPPRSGLGMDVDAMRAYAEALVAVCQARGAQAVGGTAALSPDSRDPGPALAAVQADKAREAAQGFVGAWAGRPDLIGAVRAGLATAATAPLPLNPVTPARLLALPDPGPLDPAEVEDTAALALAVFRAWFAGQGVVERAGRLEDTATAELARALLGQWVRVQAPLQDGRPLTPGAYLALRRRLTPDLSPEAQLLDHLVLSPTPPAYFPHEAQVLGLCGPGLRAPEAPLDRPPS
- a CDS encoding IclR family transcriptional regulator, which gives rise to MRTLERGLGVLWALAQLGEAPLSAVARAAGLSASTASRLLDTLRQQGYADWDEASGLYRVGLRAFQVGSAFTAARSLVGAAEAEMRALVAELNESANLAVLRPLGGGRLEAAYVHQVQGPQLVRMFTQPGSGAPLHASGVGKVLLASRPDDEVRDALGTGPLSAYTPHTLTDPAAVLDELDKVRRDGYALDEQERELGVRCVAVPVYGAGGEVWAALSVSAPTARLSPEQLPAFLNATLAAAGRIGARLGWTA
- a CDS encoding allantoate amidohydrolase translates to MTAPHHDHLSPVADLGPLARRALAACAELARFTETPGEITRTFLCPQSREVTAYLSAWAHDLGLNVRLDAAGNLRARREGPTPESPTLYLGSHVDTVPNAGAYDGVLGVTLAYAVAEALRGTPLPFALELLAFSEEEGVRFGVPFIGSRALVGTLDDLLDRQDAQGISVRGALEAYGLTPAELPEAEVRGPALGFLELHIEQGPVLQAAGAPLGVVTAIAGQNRLRLDFAGQAAHAGTTPMAHRRDALAAAARFVVAAEELARATPGLVATVGMLSAHPGAINVIPGATHATLDIRHEQDAARQEALKTLLAQAHALAAERGVTLTVTETMTQPAVPMNPGLRAALQRAAAAEGLNAPDLPSGAGHDAMVLATRMPAAMLFLRSPNALSHHPDETVNLEDVDAALRVAVRAVLALAGQHGAGEHGA
- a CDS encoding HD-GYP domain-containing protein — its product is MSAQRPGPTTVSDYQLLFEHAGVGLLEIDFQGVIRRINANGAAFFGLSAASLVGEQVTTVTHPDDIARTVGALQQVITGATPLAVLDKRYLRADGEIVWSRSRVALLPSQSGTPDSVVAVIADITELKRAQQELEAMNVSLRATLEGSLLGLGIALEARDLETSGHTLRVTQRSLAIGAALGLDAELLDALRHGASLHDLGKLTIPDAVLLKPGRLDAEEWALMQTHAQNGYEIASRMPTLPPEALNVIRHHHERWDGSGYPLGLSGEAIPLLARIFAVCDVYDALTHARPYKPAWSAQAALAELRAQRGRHFDPQLVDLFVALFAEPGGTGPEATEGAAE
- the allE gene encoding (S)-ureidoglycine aminohydrolase produces the protein MKHLGVTRSALHPSHAVLTPDTFVRTALAEWPGCAVTLHIAPVMGLGARFMQYTAELPAGAQARESEHGFQRFVFVLEGNLDVQVEGETRTLGPSDHVFLPAGAAHTLRAQTPSRVAVFEKPYEPAPGTPPPPVCWGNEQDNPGAPFEGDERLIARKLLPDDPRFDFMMSTMSFAPGATLPYTEMHYMEHGLLMLSGEGLYKLQDHYHPVQAGDVIWMGAHCPQWYGALGRDWTKYLLYKDMNRHPLTLEARP
- a CDS encoding allantoinase produces the protein MSLDLLIRGGTLVTPSGPMPADLGVRDGQIVSLALEVYAPARQEVDARGLHVFPGVVDAHVHLNEPGRTHWEGFDTGTRALAAGGATSFLDMPLNSSPPVLNRAAFQAKRAAGEAHSRLDFGLWGGLTPLNLSELDDLAACGVVGFKAFMSHSGLDEFPAADDATLYEGMRAAKRLGRVVATHAESDPLTRALAQAAQAAGHHGARDYLASRPPITEAEAVSRALLFAEETGAALHLVHLSTARAALLAAEARARGVDVTAETCPHYLHFTDEDVERAGPLLKCAPPLRPASEREALWAALKAGQIDTVGSDHSPAPPDLKTGDDFFALWGGISGAQSTLNVLLEDGHWRRDVPLALLAAVSALHPARRFGLARKGALRVGHDADFALVRLDEPFTLTDLHDRHRGNPYRGERFRGRVQATYLRGQPVYRLTDQGAWFGDGRGQLLTPAPLDPAPSLTPAGGP